A region from the Caldicellulosiruptor naganoensis genome encodes:
- a CDS encoding CoA-binding protein: MGGGGATPNKEKYGYLVFKRLLEKGYNVFAVNPFYSDIEGNKVYKSLEEVPHKIECVSMIVSPKKGEKYIKEAASIGVEYIWFQPGADDVRLINMCKELGIVPINDACVLVALNSLKR, from the coding sequence TTGGGCGGTGGTGGGGCAACCCCAAACAAAGAAAAATATGGTTATTTAGTGTTCAAAAGATTGCTTGAAAAAGGATATAACGTTTTTGCTGTAAATCCTTTCTATAGTGATATCGAAGGGAACAAGGTTTATAAAAGCCTTGAAGAAGTACCTCACAAAATTGAATGTGTGAGTATGATTGTCTCACCAAAGAAGGGTGAAAAATATATAAAGGAAGCAGCAAGCATAGGAGTAGAGTATATCTGGTTTCAACCAGGTGCAGATGATGTTAGACTTATCAATATGTGCAAAGAACTTGGGATAGTTCCTATTAACGATGCTTGTGTTTTAGTTGCTTTGAACTCATTAAAAAGATAA
- a CDS encoding DUF4363 family protein, translated as MKVWYIIISFIVLIVVLTVISTNIIIGATKQLESNLTRIHDYNNYTLAKSSFRDTIREWKKYKKQLAVLIEHQEIDSIEEQIAKTKELLEQGNKDLLLSELSTLKFYVNHVKDMALLKIENIF; from the coding sequence ATGAAAGTATGGTATATTATTATAAGCTTTATAGTTTTGATTGTTGTTTTAACAGTTATCTCTACTAACATAATAATTGGAGCTACGAAACAACTTGAAAGTAATTTAACAAGAATACATGATTATAACAATTATACACTTGCAAAATCAAGCTTTCGTGATACCATTAGAGAATGGAAGAAGTATAAAAAGCAGTTGGCTGTGTTGATTGAACATCAGGAGATAGATAGTATAGAAGAGCAGATAGCAAAAACAAAAGAACTACTTGAACAAGGCAATAAAGATTTACTTTTGTCTGAACTTAGCACTTTGAAGTTTTATGTTAATCATGTAAAAGACATGGCTTTACTCAAGATCGAAAATATTTTTTAA